The following coding sequences are from one Sardina pilchardus chromosome 16, fSarPil1.1, whole genome shotgun sequence window:
- the LOC134060138 gene encoding NACHT, LRR and PYD domains-containing protein 3-like: MEQGNTKQDGSLKGQSSLHHERPPSPVPTCVSMKSDQSMDPPITFKDDEVTDGSSGQMEGCKSGAVSDQFTQGDLKHIFQVLEEKIITFVQNELKRFKQIVSPDYQEHFEGKEQDESDAREGALKMALHFLRDMKQNNIADKLQEIELCVVWQTELKRNLKKKYQSVFEGIPKQGSSALLEKIYTEVYIKEGGSGKVNEEHEVRQIESKSKRPAGQETPIKCTDIFKPLPGQDKPIQRVITKGVAGIGKTVSVQKYILDWAEGTENQDIHFIFPLPFRELNRMKVKQLSLMDLLHHFFSEIKPLTFPSQGKYKVLFIFDGLDECRLQLDFQKNDILTEVTKVASLDVLLTNLIKGDLLHSALLWITSRPAAANQIPPECVDRVTEVQGFSDAQKEVYFRKRISDQNLASKVITHIESSRSLHIMCHIPVFCWIAANVIEFIFKTKGSKQVPKTLTEMYTYFLVFQTKQRSLKFEGVHDTDPQWNQASLLALGKMAYEQLKKGNLIFYEDDLRESGIDVKEAAVHCGICTQIFQEESGLHQEKMYCFVHLSIQEYLAALYVILMLKTEGKDLMSPQQPPRTVFQRLKWQTTGKAITTLQKSAVDKALEHEDGRFDLFLRFLLGLSLESNQRLLKGLIKEVQHESKEEIGSYIKTKIREMPSSERVLNLFHCLNEVNDHSLVEEVQSFLSAGTLSAAKLSSTQWSALVFVLLTSEEKLDMFDLKKYSRSDECLLRLQPVVEESQKALLKSCGLTERSCAGLASVLTKASSKLKHLDLSDNSIGDIGVQELCSGLGSPNCALETLRLDDCSIGEEGLRALASALRSNPSHMKELKLSENKAGDSGVKHLSSLLEDPNCKLKTLRLYKCSIGEEGFRALASALRSNPSHMRVLQLGGNKAGDSGVKHLSSLLDDPNCKLEKLHLNDCSIGEEGFRALASALRSNPSHMRKLQLGGNKAGDSGVKHLSSLLEDPNCKLDKLHLNNCSIGEEGFRALASALRSNPSHMRVLQLGGNKAGDSGVKHLSSLLEDPNCKLEKLHLGWCSITDEGFRTLASALRSNPSALRVLDLGLNHPGPSTRQLLSELRKHPNCKHLQITGLS, encoded by the exons GTGCTTGAGGAGAAGATCATCACCTTTGTGCAGAATGAGCTGAAGAGATTCAAGCAGATTGTCAGTCCAGATTACCAAGAACACTTTGAGGGTAAAGAGCAGGATGAGAGTGATGCCAGAGAAGGGGCTCTCAAGATGGCACTGCACTTCCTGAGGGACATGAAGCAGAATAATATTGCTGACAAACTGCAAGAAA TTGAACTTTGTGTAGTGTGGCAGACTGAGCTGAAAAGAAATCTCAAGAAAAAGTACCAGAGTGTGTTTGAAGGAATACCCAAGCAagggagctctgctctgctggagaagatctacacagaggtcTACATcaaagagggaggaagtgggaaAGTAAATGAGGAGCATGAAGTCAGGCAGATTGAGTCCAAATCCAAGAGACCAGCTGGACAGGAGACACCAATCAAATGCACAGACATCTTTAAGCCCTTACCTGGCCAAGACAAACCAATCCAACGTGTCATCACAAAGGGAGTAGCTGGCATTGgcaaaactgtctcagttcaGAAGTACATCCTGGACTGGGCTGAGGGCACCGAAAACCAGGATATCCACTTCATATTTCCACTTCCTTTTAGGGAGCTCAACCGCATGAAGGTCAAACAGCTCTCTTTGATGGATCTTCTTCACCACTTTTTCTCAGAAATTAAGCCGTTAACCTTTCCCAGCCAGGGGAAGTACAAAGtgttgttcatctttgatggtctggatgaatGCCGACTCCAACTAGACTTTCAGAAAAATGACATTTTGACAGAAGTGACAAAGGTAGCTTCGTTGGATGTTCTGCTGACAAATCTCATCAAGGGTGATCTGCTTCACTCTGCTCTCCTTTGGATCACCtctcgaccagcagcagccaatcaaatccctCCTGAGTGTGTCGACCGGGTCACAGAAGTACAAGGGTTCAGCGACGCTCAGAAGGAGgtgtacttcaggaagaggatcagtgaTCAGAATCTTGCCAGCAAAGTTATCACTCACATAGAATCATCAAGAAGCCTCCACATTATGTGCCACATACCAGTGTTTTGCTGGATTGCTGCTAATGTTATTGAATTTATTTTTAAGACTAAAGGAAGTAAGCAAGTTCCAAAGACTTTGACAGAGATGTACACGTATTTCCTTGTTTTTCAAACCAAGCAGAGGAGTCTAAAGTTTGAAGGAGTTCATGACACAGATCCACAGTGGAACCAGGCTAGTCTCCTTGCTCTTGGAAAGATGGCCTACGAGCAGCTGAAGAAGGGCAACCTGATCTTTTATGAAGACGACCTGAGGGAGAGTGGTATTGATGTCAAAGAGGCAGCAGTACACTGTGGCATCTGCACCCAGATCTTTCAGGAAGAGTCAGGCCTTCATCAGGAAAAGAtgtactgctttgtgcatctgagcatccaggagtaccTTGCAGCTTTGTATGTGATCCTGATGCTAAAAACTGAGGGGAAAGATCTCATGTCCCCACAGCAACCCCCCAGAACAGTGTTTCAACGTCTGAAATGGCAAACAACGGGCAAAGCCATTACCACCCTACAGAAGAGTGCTGTGGACAAAGCATTGGAACATGAAGATGGGCGCTTTGATCTGTTCCTCCGGTTCCTTCTTGGCCTCTCTCTGGAATCCAACCAGAGACTCTTGAAAGGCCTAATAAAGGAAGTACAACATGAAAGCAAAGAGGAAATAGGCAGCTACATAAAGACAAAGATCAGGGAGATGCCATCATCAGAGAGAGTTCtcaacctcttccactgtctgaatgaagtcaatgatCACTCCTTAGTGGAGGAGGTCCAGAGCTTCCTGAGTGCAGGGACACTTTCTGCAGCCAAACTCTCATCCACACAGTGGTCAgctcttgtgtttgtgcttctgacGTCAGAAGAAAAGCTGGATATGTTTGATTTGAAGAAGTACAGCAGGTCTGATGAATGTCTCCTAAGGCTGCAGCCAGTAGTGGAGGAATCCCAAAAGGCTCT GCTCAAGAGTTGTGGGctcactgagaggagctgtgcaggtctggcaTCTGTCCTCACTAAAGCGTCTTCAAAACTGAAACATTTGGACCTCAGTGACAacagtattggagatattggggTCCAAGAATTGTGTAGTGGACTGGGTAGCCCAAActgtgcactggagacactccg cctggatgactgcagtattggagaggaaggcctcagagctcttgcatcagcactgagatcaaacccctcacacatgaaagAGCTGAAGCTGAGtgagaataaagcaggagactcaggagtgaagcatctttcttctcttctggaggatcccaactgtaaactgaagACACTACG cctgtataagtgcagtattggagaggaaggcttcagagctcttgcatcagcactgagatcaaacccctcacacatgagagtgcTGCAGCTGggtgggaataaagcaggagactcaggagtgaagcatctttcttctcttctggatgatcccaactgtaaactggagaaactaca cctaaatgactgcagtattggagaggaaggcttcagagctcttgcatcagcactgagatcaaacccctcacacatgagaaagCTGCAGCTGggtgggaataaagcaggagactcaggagtgaagcatctttcttctcttctggaggatcccaactgtaaactggataaactaca cctgaataactgcagtattggagaggaaggcttcagagctcttgcatcagcactgagatcaaacccctcacacatgagagtgcTGCAGCTGggtgggaataaagcaggagactcaggagtgaagcatctttcttctcttctggaggatcccaactgtaaactggagaaactaca CCTGGGGTGGTGCAGTATAACAGATGAAGGTTTCAGAACTTTAGcttcagcactgagatcaaacccatcaGCCCTCAGAGTGCTCGATCTGGGGCTGAATCATCCTGGACCCTCAACACGGCAGCTGCTCTCTGAACTGAGGAAACATCCAAACTGTAAACATCTACAAATAACTGGACTCTCATGA